In Acinetobacter piscicola, a single window of DNA contains:
- the mscL gene encoding large conductance mechanosensitive channel protein MscL, which produces MGIVSEFKEFAVKGNMMDMAIGVIIGGAFGKIIDSLVKDIIMPLITVITGGGVDFTQKFFVLGDNPNNLQSLDELTKAGINVLTYGNFITIFLNFLILAWVVFLLVKFLNKIRKPVEAAPAATPEDIELLREIRDELKKRQ; this is translated from the coding sequence ATGGGTATTGTTTCAGAATTTAAAGAATTTGCTGTCAAAGGCAATATGATGGACATGGCGATCGGTGTCATCATCGGTGGTGCATTCGGTAAAATTATTGACTCTCTTGTGAAAGATATCATTATGCCACTGATCACTGTGATTACAGGAGGCGGTGTTGATTTTACGCAAAAATTCTTCGTATTAGGAGATAATCCGAACAATTTACAATCTTTAGATGAGTTGACTAAAGCGGGAATTAACGTTCTAACCTACGGTAACTTTATTACAATTTTCTTAAACTTCCTAATTTTAGCTTGGGTGGTTTTCTTGTTGGTTAAATTCTTAAATAAAATTCGTAAACCTGTGGAAGCAGCACCTGCAGCTACGCCAGAAGATATTGAATTATTACGTGAAATTCGTGATGAATTGAAAAAACGTCAATAA
- a CDS encoding carbohydrate porin, with the protein MKIIALSLLAISTASLMSATHAESAFDPNGKTLTGDWGGKRTALAEQGIKFDANIAMDGSYLADGGYDAHQSPTFGTQFAAGTTLNLEQLAGWDGVTVRAMVTARQGQSTSLEGIQDPSAPQFANSQANWGRGNSGSRLSELYIEKNFKAQGVNVRIGRMGLGTEFNTMACDFQSNAFCAAQMGKWQGKLWYNTPVSQWGGRVKWQIQPELFTQVGVFEYNPENALERHGWNLDTQNADGINILAETVWSPKTAINNLAGSYRAGLLYNTADDAKNQYDVAYKAGTVGKDRSYGGWLSFEQQLTSTGEGRRGLHSFGNFTFHDQTTTQVDNSQQLGLKYIGLFDGHPNDILGFAVNRVHVNERYRAPKAAVLNQSAEYNMELNYSYYPTPWLMLRPLVQYVVHPGATNKVDDAFVVGFGSKVIF; encoded by the coding sequence ATGAAAATTATTGCGCTTTCTTTATTGGCAATTTCAACTGCTTCTTTAATGTCAGCTACACATGCAGAATCTGCATTTGACCCCAATGGAAAAACTTTAACAGGAGACTGGGGCGGTAAACGCACTGCGCTTGCAGAACAAGGTATTAAATTTGATGCCAATATTGCAATGGATGGTTCATATTTGGCGGACGGTGGTTACGACGCACATCAATCGCCGACATTTGGGACACAATTTGCCGCAGGAACAACGCTAAATCTTGAACAACTCGCTGGTTGGGATGGGGTGACGGTACGTGCTATGGTGACCGCTCGTCAGGGGCAAAGTACCAGTTTGGAAGGGATTCAAGACCCAAGTGCACCACAATTTGCCAATTCTCAAGCCAATTGGGGGCGTGGTAACTCAGGGAGTCGTTTGAGTGAATTATATATTGAAAAAAATTTTAAAGCACAAGGCGTGAATGTCCGTATTGGGCGCATGGGCTTGGGAACAGAATTTAATACAATGGCATGCGATTTCCAAAGCAATGCTTTTTGTGCTGCGCAGATGGGGAAATGGCAAGGTAAGCTATGGTACAACACACCTGTTTCACAATGGGGCGGGCGTGTAAAGTGGCAAATACAACCTGAGTTGTTTACACAAGTGGGTGTGTTTGAATATAACCCTGAAAATGCTTTAGAACGTCACGGTTGGAATTTAGATACCCAAAATGCAGATGGGATTAATATTTTAGCTGAAACCGTATGGTCTCCGAAAACAGCAATTAACAATTTAGCAGGTAGTTACCGTGCAGGGCTGTTGTACAATACGGCTGATGATGCAAAGAATCAATATGATGTTGCTTATAAAGCAGGTACAGTCGGTAAAGACCGCAGTTATGGTGGTTGGCTTTCATTTGAACAACAACTGACGTCTACAGGCGAAGGTCGCCGTGGTTTACATAGCTTTGGTAATTTTACCTTTCATGATCAAACCACCACACAAGTGGATAATTCTCAGCAGCTCGGTTTGAAATATATTGGTCTTTTTGATGGTCATCCCAATGATATTTTAGGTTTTGCTGTGAATCGCGTGCATGTCAATGAGCGCTATCGAGCGCCTAAAGCTGCAGTGCTGAATCAAAGTGCAGAATATAATATGGAACTTAATTATTCCTATTATCCAACCCCATGGTTGATGTTACGTCCTTTAGTTCAGTATGTTGTACATCCAGGTGCAACAAATAAAGTGGATGATGCTTTTGTGGTTGGATTCGGCTCGAAAGTTATTTTCTAG
- a CDS encoding class I SAM-dependent methyltransferase: MEPSSEVVIRQHDYLSGRVLLVNAPTDDLLSNLAHDIEASVWTWNFNEFQYFQNLKANVHFGTDLPTHDFDQAIVFVPKSKELLNYILHNLVSRLAIGASIFLVGEKKGGVERASKQLQPFGQAIKLDSARHCQMWQLTTDKTVHAKPLAEWVQHYPVATPAGELTICALPGVFSQNRLDVGTAVLLPYLSQVTSGKIADFGCGAGVISAYLCKLNPKNRIFALDVDAFALASTQMTFEKNNLPLEQLEIKAVTGIDDAPLFLHAIVSNPPFHQGIQTDYNASETLCKTARRHLKSGGELWIVANRFLNYPLLIEQSFGQCATKADQQGFKVLFANTQKNLKEA, from the coding sequence ATGGAGCCAAGCAGTGAAGTTGTCATTCGACAGCATGACTACCTTTCTGGACGTGTATTATTGGTCAATGCGCCAACGGATGATCTACTTTCAAATTTAGCTCATGACATCGAAGCCAGCGTTTGGACATGGAATTTTAATGAATTTCAATATTTCCAAAACTTAAAGGCCAATGTGCATTTTGGTACAGATTTACCTACGCATGATTTTGATCAAGCAATCGTATTTGTGCCAAAATCAAAAGAATTACTCAATTATATTTTGCACAATTTAGTCAGCCGCTTAGCAATAGGTGCGTCTATTTTCCTTGTTGGTGAGAAAAAAGGCGGTGTTGAACGAGCATCAAAACAGTTACAGCCCTTTGGTCAAGCCATCAAATTGGACAGTGCTCGTCATTGTCAAATGTGGCAACTGACAACTGACAAAACGGTACATGCAAAACCTTTAGCAGAATGGGTTCAACATTATCCAGTTGCAACGCCTGCAGGCGAACTGACCATTTGTGCGCTTCCGGGCGTGTTTAGCCAAAATCGTCTTGATGTCGGTACTGCAGTGTTGTTACCGTATTTATCACAAGTGACTTCAGGCAAAATTGCTGATTTTGGTTGCGGTGCGGGTGTGATCAGTGCATATTTATGCAAGCTAAATCCGAAAAATCGTATTTTTGCTTTGGATGTAGATGCTTTTGCTTTAGCATCCACCCAAATGACCTTTGAAAAAAATAATTTACCCCTAGAACAACTCGAAATAAAAGCAGTGACAGGGATTGATGATGCGCCATTATTTTTGCACGCGATCGTCAGCAATCCTCCATTTCACCAAGGAATTCAAACCGATTACAATGCCAGTGAAACACTGTGCAAAACTGCAAGACGACATTTAAAATCAGGTGGCGAATTATGGATTGTGGCGAACCGCTTCCTCAATTATCCATTACTTATTGAACAAAGTTTTGGTCAATGTGCGACCAAAGCTGATCAACAAGGTTTTAAAGTGTTATTCGCCAACACTCAAAAAAATCTTAAGGAAGCATGA
- a CDS encoding amino acid permease gives MSGQDHPQLKRKLGARHLNMIAIGGSIGTGLFLASGQTIATAGPGGALLAYALIGVMIYFLMTSLGELATHNPTSGAFFTYGNKYVEEGFGFALGWNYWYNWAITVAFELVAVQFIMKFWFPDIPGVWWSAIFLAIIFFINALTVKGFGESEFLFSLVKVIAIIFFIVIGLFMIGKIMLDPTQSVTKNWTIGEAPFVGGFQALVGVAMIAGFSFQGTEMVGVAAGESKDPKKTIPIAIKQIFWRILLFYILCIFIIGTLVAYTDPSLKLAAEGDGNITLSPFTLLYEKAGLAFAAGLMNAVILTAIMSAGNSGMYSSTRMLFDMARQGRAPKWFAKLDLRGVPMNALYATTAIAALCFLTTLFGENEVFTWLLNMSGMCGFIVWLGIAISHYRFRKGYLAQGYKLEDLAYRAKFFPFAPWFAFILCTIVVLGQNYEAFLNGDWMSVLSTYISLPLFLAIWLIYKFKNGSKLIAYKDMDVKPMDEDKA, from the coding sequence ATGAGCGGACAAGATCATCCTCAACTCAAGCGTAAGCTCGGCGCTCGACATTTAAATATGATCGCCATTGGTGGTTCAATCGGTACAGGTTTATTCCTAGCATCAGGTCAAACCATTGCCACAGCAGGACCCGGCGGTGCATTACTTGCTTATGCCTTGATTGGTGTCATGATTTATTTCTTGATGACCAGTTTAGGCGAACTCGCAACACATAACCCAACATCAGGTGCATTTTTTACCTATGGTAATAAATATGTCGAAGAAGGTTTTGGCTTTGCACTCGGTTGGAACTACTGGTACAACTGGGCAATTACTGTTGCCTTTGAATTGGTGGCAGTTCAATTCATCATGAAATTTTGGTTCCCTGATATTCCTGGAGTCTGGTGGAGTGCAATCTTCCTTGCCATCATTTTCTTTATCAATGCCTTAACTGTGAAAGGCTTTGGCGAAAGTGAATTTTTATTTTCATTGGTTAAAGTGATTGCAATCATTTTCTTCATTGTGATTGGTTTATTCATGATTGGTAAAATTATGCTTGATCCAACACAGTCTGTGACCAAAAACTGGACCATTGGCGAAGCACCTTTTGTGGGTGGTTTCCAAGCCTTAGTTGGCGTGGCTATGATTGCAGGATTTTCATTCCAAGGGACTGAAATGGTTGGGGTTGCTGCGGGTGAGTCGAAAGATCCAAAGAAAACCATTCCAATTGCCATTAAGCAAATTTTCTGGCGTATTCTATTATTTTACATTTTATGTATTTTCATTATTGGAACATTGGTTGCTTATACCGACCCAAGTCTCAAACTTGCTGCCGAAGGTGATGGTAATATTACCCTTTCACCATTTACCCTGCTCTACGAAAAAGCAGGGTTAGCTTTTGCTGCAGGTTTGATGAATGCCGTGATTTTAACTGCAATCATGTCTGCAGGTAACTCAGGTATGTATTCTTCTACCCGTATGTTATTTGATATGGCACGTCAAGGACGCGCACCGAAATGGTTTGCTAAACTTGATCTACGTGGCGTACCAATGAATGCCTTGTATGCAACAACTGCGATTGCAGCACTGTGTTTCCTGACCACGCTTTTTGGCGAGAATGAAGTCTTTACATGGCTATTAAACATGTCAGGAATGTGTGGCTTTATTGTTTGGTTAGGTATTGCAATTTCGCATTATCGCTTCCGTAAAGGCTATTTGGCGCAAGGTTATAAATTAGAAGATTTGGCATATCGTGCAAAATTCTTCCCATTTGCCCCTTGGTTTGCGTTCATTCTTTGTACCATTGTTGTCCTTGGACAAAACTATGAAGCATTTCTCAACGGTGACTGGATGAGTGTACTATCGACCTATATCAGTCTTCCACTTTTCCTCGCAATTTGGCTGATCTATAAATTTAAAAATGGCTCAAAATTGATTGCCTATAAAGATATGGATGTAAAACCAATGGACGAAGATAAAGCATAA
- a CDS encoding uracil-xanthine permease family protein, which yields MSDLNTSQEQQQGQIDLVYGLNDRPKPLIAFFAALQHLLAIIVPIVTPGLLICLALGVSTHDTNMILSMSLVISGIATFLQCKKVGPFGAGLLIVQGTSFNFIGPIIGIGSAMVAAGTPVEAVMASIFGVVIAGSFIEMGVSRILPWVKKLITPLVTGIVVLLIGLTLIKEGLISMGGGYQAMENKTFASTDNLIMSCTVLAIIILLNRFKIVWLKSSAILIALVIGYALAGYMGYLNFSGLKDAPLIQVPTPMHFGLSFSWSLFIPMAFIYLVTSLEAIGDVTATSKISNQPVDGPLWMQRIKGGVLVNGANSFLAGIFNTFPSSVFAQNNGVIQLTGVASRYVGIWIAIMLIVLGLFPAVAGVIQAVPQAVLGGAVMVMFGAVAASGINILSGVSLDRRALLIIAISLALGLGVAQVPQILEHLPELPRNIFSSGVATGGISALILNLVLPETKK from the coding sequence ATGTCCGATTTAAATACCTCTCAAGAGCAACAACAAGGTCAAATTGATCTTGTTTATGGCTTAAATGATCGTCCAAAACCGTTGATCGCATTTTTTGCAGCTCTACAACATTTACTTGCCATTATTGTCCCAATCGTGACACCAGGTTTGCTCATTTGTTTAGCGCTCGGCGTTTCCACACACGATACCAACATGATTTTATCCATGTCTTTGGTCATTTCAGGGATCGCAACCTTTTTACAATGCAAAAAAGTAGGACCCTTTGGTGCAGGATTATTGATTGTCCAAGGGACTAGTTTTAACTTTATTGGTCCGATTATCGGGATTGGTTCAGCAATGGTTGCTGCAGGCACACCTGTAGAAGCGGTCATGGCTTCGATTTTTGGTGTTGTCATTGCAGGCTCATTTATTGAAATGGGTGTATCACGTATTTTACCTTGGGTGAAAAAACTCATTACCCCATTGGTTACAGGTATTGTCGTACTACTTATTGGTCTGACTTTAATTAAAGAAGGTCTAATCAGTATGGGTGGCGGCTATCAAGCCATGGAAAATAAAACCTTTGCCAGTACTGACAACTTAATTATGTCATGTACCGTATTGGCCATCATCATTTTACTCAACCGTTTTAAAATCGTATGGCTAAAAAGTTCTGCAATCTTGATTGCATTAGTCATTGGTTATGCGCTCGCTGGCTATATGGGTTATCTGAATTTTTCAGGTTTAAAAGATGCACCATTAATCCAAGTACCAACACCGATGCATTTTGGTCTAAGTTTCTCTTGGAGCTTATTCATACCCATGGCATTTATTTACCTCGTCACTTCTTTAGAAGCAATTGGAGATGTCACTGCAACCTCTAAAATCTCCAACCAACCTGTTGATGGTCCTTTATGGATGCAACGTATTAAAGGTGGTGTACTGGTCAATGGTGCAAACTCATTCCTTGCAGGGATTTTTAATACTTTTCCAAGTTCAGTATTTGCACAAAATAACGGTGTAATTCAGCTTACAGGTGTTGCAAGTCGTTATGTCGGCATCTGGATCGCGATCATGCTGATCGTTCTTGGCCTATTCCCTGCGGTTGCAGGTGTGATCCAAGCTGTTCCACAAGCTGTACTCGGAGGTGCGGTCATGGTGATGTTTGGTGCAGTGGCTGCATCAGGTATTAACATTTTGTCAGGTGTTAGTCTTGATCGTCGTGCATTATTGATTATTGCAATTTCTTTAGCACTCGGTTTAGGGGTTGCTCAAGTTCCTCAAATTTTAGAGCATCTTCCTGAATTACCACGTAATATTTTTAGCTCTGGTGTGGCAACAGGCGGTATTTCAGCTTTGATCTTAAATTTAGTTTTACCTGAAACTAAAAAATAA
- the typA gene encoding translational GTPase TypA, with translation MSDIKTLRNIAIIAHVDHGKTTLVDKLLQQSGALGERAGEIERVMDSGAIESERGITILAKNTAIKWLDKRTDTEYRINIVDTPGHADFGGEVERVMSMVDCVLLLVDSQEGPMPQTRFVTQKAFARGLKPIVIINKVDKPNARPDWVIDQVFDLFDNLGGTDEQLDFPVVYASGLRGVAGPSPEELAEDMTPLFETIVDIVEPPAVDVDGPFQMQVSSLDYNSFVGVIGVGRIQRGSVKLNTPVTVIDKDGKTRNGRILKIMGYHGLERIDVESASAGDIVCVTGIDELHISDTICDPKAVEALPALSVDEPTVSMTFQVNNSPFAGKEGKFVTSRNIRERLDRELIHNVALRVEDTDSPDRFKVSGRGELHLSVLIENMRREGFEMGVSRPQVIIKEIDGEKQEPYENVTFDVEEQHQGAVMEQMGHRKGEMTNMEVDGKGRIRIEATVPSRGLIGFRSEFLTMTSGTGIMTSSFSHYGPMKQGTVAKRQNGVLISMVQGTCLGYALFSLQDRGRLFAKPQLEVYEGMIVGINSRSDDMTVNPTKAKQLTNVRASGTDDALTLVPHIEFTLEQALEFIEDDELVEVTPKSIRIRKRWLTENERKRNRNG, from the coding sequence ATGTCAGATATTAAAACTCTCCGCAATATTGCTATTATTGCTCACGTCGACCACGGGAAGACAACTTTAGTTGATAAACTTTTACAACAATCAGGTGCGCTCGGTGAACGTGCGGGCGAGATTGAACGTGTCATGGATTCTGGCGCTATTGAAAGTGAACGTGGTATTACCATTCTTGCAAAAAACACTGCAATTAAATGGTTAGATAAACGTACTGATACTGAATATCGTATTAATATTGTCGACACCCCGGGACACGCCGACTTCGGTGGTGAAGTTGAACGCGTAATGTCAATGGTTGACTGCGTACTTCTTCTTGTTGACTCTCAAGAAGGCCCAATGCCACAAACGCGTTTCGTAACACAAAAAGCGTTCGCACGTGGTTTGAAACCAATCGTGATCATTAACAAAGTTGACAAGCCAAACGCGCGTCCAGACTGGGTAATTGACCAAGTATTCGACTTATTCGATAACCTTGGTGGTACTGACGAACAGTTAGACTTCCCAGTCGTTTACGCTTCAGGTCTTCGTGGTGTGGCGGGTCCATCACCGGAAGAACTTGCTGAAGACATGACGCCGTTGTTCGAAACAATTGTAGATATCGTTGAGCCACCAGCAGTTGACGTTGACGGTCCATTCCAAATGCAAGTGTCTTCACTCGACTATAATAGCTTCGTTGGTGTTATCGGTGTTGGTCGTATTCAACGTGGTTCAGTGAAATTAAATACACCTGTAACTGTCATCGACAAAGACGGTAAAACACGTAACGGTCGTATCTTAAAAATTATGGGTTACCATGGTTTAGAGCGTATTGATGTTGAATCAGCTTCTGCTGGTGACATCGTTTGTGTAACGGGTATTGATGAACTTCATATTTCTGACACGATTTGTGATCCGAAAGCAGTTGAAGCTTTACCTGCACTTTCTGTAGACGAACCTACAGTTTCGATGACTTTCCAAGTCAACAATTCACCGTTTGCGGGTAAAGAAGGTAAGTTTGTGACTTCACGTAATATCCGTGAACGTCTAGATCGCGAATTGATTCACAACGTCGCACTTCGTGTTGAAGATACTGACAGTCCTGACCGTTTCAAAGTATCTGGTCGTGGTGAGCTTCACCTTTCAGTTCTTATTGAAAACATGCGTCGTGAAGGCTTCGAAATGGGTGTATCACGTCCACAAGTAATCATCAAAGAAATCGACGGTGAGAAACAAGAACCGTATGAAAATGTAACTTTTGACGTTGAAGAACAGCATCAAGGTGCTGTCATGGAACAAATGGGTCATCGTAAAGGCGAAATGACCAATATGGAAGTTGACGGCAAAGGTCGTATCCGTATTGAAGCAACTGTGCCTTCACGTGGTTTGATTGGCTTCCGTTCTGAATTCTTAACTATGACTTCAGGTACAGGTATCATGACTTCAAGCTTCTCGCACTACGGTCCAATGAAACAAGGTACTGTTGCAAAACGTCAAAATGGTGTGTTGATCTCTATGGTTCAAGGGACTTGCTTGGGCTATGCACTATTCAGCTTACAAGACCGTGGCCGTCTATTCGCTAAACCTCAGTTAGAAGTTTATGAAGGTATGATCGTTGGTATTAACTCACGTTCAGACGACATGACTGTTAACCCAACTAAAGCGAAACAGTTAACTAACGTACGTGCTTCTGGTACTGATGATGCGTTGACTCTCGTTCCGCACATTGAATTTACGCTTGAACAAGCGCTTGAATTTATCGAAGACGACGAATTAGTTGAAGTAACGCCTAAGTCAATCCGTATCCGTAAACGCTGGTTGACTGAAAACGAACGTAAACGTAACCGTAACGGTTAA
- a CDS encoding peptidylprolyl isomerase: protein MKTAIARHILVKDKDLAQQLKQKILDGADFAKIAKQHSTCPSAKKGGELGEIKKGDLVAPIDKAVFSLAERELHGPIKSQFGFHLLEIKFRMDF from the coding sequence ATGAAAACTGCAATTGCTCGTCATATTTTGGTGAAAGATAAGGACTTAGCTCAACAATTAAAACAAAAAATCTTGGATGGCGCTGACTTTGCTAAAATTGCTAAACAGCACTCTACTTGCCCTTCAGCGAAAAAAGGCGGTGAATTGGGGGAAATTAAAAAAGGGGATTTAGTTGCGCCCATCGACAAAGCTGTGTTTAGTTTAGCTGAACGCGAACTTCATGGGCCAATTAAAAGTCAATTTGGCTTTCATTTGTTAGAAATCAAATTCCGTATGGACTTTTAA
- the mutM gene encoding bifunctional DNA-formamidopyrimidine glycosylase/DNA-(apurinic or apyrimidinic site) lyase, whose translation MPELPEVETTKTSLFPLLEQKVISVQVRESRLRWAIPDDLSKLVGQKLIQLTRRSKYILAEFEHNTMLWHLGMSGSFRLCDAHEELRKHDHLIIDFEDIQLRYHDPRRFGCILWLDEHSQSKLIDTLGPEPLSAEFTAEYLTEKLKNKQTAIKVAIMDNHVVVGVGNIYATESLFNLGIHPAQPAKTLNSTQIAKLVIEIKRILKQAIDLGGSTLRDYTNAMGENGYFQQTLLAYGRAGEMCVNCETTLENLKLGQRASVFCPQCQPLKKIKVVHPSSKGKSQ comes from the coding sequence ATGCCTGAATTACCAGAAGTTGAAACTACCAAAACCAGTCTTTTCCCATTACTTGAGCAAAAAGTAATCTCTGTACAAGTTCGGGAATCACGCTTACGTTGGGCAATTCCTGATGATCTATCAAAATTAGTTGGACAAAAACTGATTCAACTAACTCGCCGTTCTAAATATATTTTGGCTGAATTTGAACACAATACCATGCTTTGGCATTTGGGAATGTCTGGCAGTTTTCGTTTATGTGATGCACATGAAGAACTGCGTAAACATGATCATTTAATTATTGATTTTGAAGACATTCAACTCCGTTACCATGATCCACGCCGCTTTGGTTGTATCCTTTGGTTAGATGAACACTCACAAAGTAAACTGATTGACACTTTGGGTCCTGAACCCCTCAGTGCTGAATTTACAGCAGAATATTTGACTGAAAAATTAAAAAATAAACAAACAGCCATAAAAGTTGCCATCATGGACAATCATGTCGTGGTCGGTGTGGGTAATATTTATGCAACCGAAAGTTTATTTAATTTAGGCATTCATCCTGCCCAACCAGCTAAAACACTGAATTCAACCCAAATTGCTAAATTAGTAATTGAAATTAAACGTATTTTAAAGCAAGCCATAGATTTAGGTGGATCAACCTTACGTGATTACACTAACGCTATGGGTGAAAATGGTTATTTTCAGCAAACCTTACTCGCATATGGTCGTGCAGGTGAAATGTGCGTAAATTGTGAAACAACATTAGAAAATTTAAAACTTGGACAACGTGCGAGTGTATTTTGCCCACAATGCCAACCCTTAAAAAAAATCAAAGTCGTTCACCCCTCATCAAAAGGTAAATCCCAATGA
- a CDS encoding TonB-dependent receptor, with translation MQSNIRFISLNFSLLCLTACISQQLYAETGTSEPVQLLDTLTLHATRSDTTWLHTPASVYRIEQKEQANNLGVNLTETLQGVPGLQLNNRENYAQDLQLSMRGFGARSTFGVRGIRLYVDGIPATMPDGQGQTSNIDLSSLKDIEVLGGPFSALYGNSSGGTILTTTQEGQGRDSIQLGYSAGSHDKNRADIVLQGGADQANEPSYVLSTSYFATDGYREHSDAKKVLSNAKLSWDLEDGSKINWTVNHVDINADDPQGLTREQWQANPKQQVPFLKQFDVRKEINQTQTGINWTKPLNDQNELYSMAYFGHREVTQYQSIPKGEISPNLGLDNYGKSKPSTSQMNPRHAGGVIDFDRDYYGVDLRWTGKALLLNTRLSVGVAYDAMNEDRQGYENFILNPQNQPNYGVKGDLRRDEKNTLWNLDPYLQASWQLVPALRLDAGLRYSNVHYESKDYYYRSAEYIADKDNGNDSGKTDYDKVLPSAALTWDISPHLMSYFSYSKGFETPTFTEMAYPTLATSGINFALKPATSDNYEIGLKAKNRLGQFTVAIFQSKTQDDIISGQSNNGRNTFRNAEQTLREGLELSWNKKLWRDFTAQASYSYLDATFNADVPEILNDQHEVLAGKIPKDNVIPGIAKNQAYASLGWLPETGLNAGIDVRYMDKIYVNDSNSDAAPSYTVTSANVGYIWKNHDWKIKTFARVDNVFDKNYIGSVIVNDGNGRFFEPADGVNWSAGLNITKAF, from the coding sequence ATGCAAAGTAATATACGATTTATCTCTCTAAATTTTAGCTTACTTTGTTTAACAGCATGTATTAGTCAACAACTTTATGCTGAAACGGGGACATCAGAACCCGTTCAGCTTTTGGATACACTGACTTTACACGCAACGCGTAGCGATACGACATGGTTGCATACACCTGCTTCGGTTTATCGGATTGAACAAAAAGAGCAAGCGAATAATCTCGGGGTTAATCTGACTGAAACATTGCAAGGGGTGCCGGGATTACAACTGAATAATCGTGAAAATTACGCCCAAGATTTACAGTTGTCGATGCGTGGTTTTGGTGCACGTTCAACGTTTGGCGTACGTGGCATTCGCTTATATGTGGATGGGATTCCTGCAACAATGCCTGATGGTCAAGGGCAAACTTCGAATATTGATTTGAGTAGCTTAAAAGATATAGAAGTTCTTGGAGGACCATTTTCAGCCTTGTATGGTAATTCTTCAGGTGGAACGATATTAACCACAACCCAAGAAGGGCAAGGGCGAGACTCGATACAATTAGGATATTCGGCAGGGAGTCATGATAAAAATCGTGCCGACATTGTCTTGCAAGGCGGTGCAGATCAAGCCAATGAGCCGAGTTATGTGCTCAGTACGTCGTATTTTGCGACAGATGGTTATCGTGAACATAGTGATGCGAAAAAAGTCCTCAGTAATGCCAAGCTCAGTTGGGATTTGGAGGATGGTTCTAAAATTAATTGGACCGTGAATCATGTTGATATCAATGCCGATGATCCACAAGGATTGACCCGTGAACAATGGCAAGCCAATCCGAAACAACAAGTTCCATTTTTAAAACAATTTGATGTCCGAAAAGAAATTAATCAAACGCAAACAGGGATCAATTGGACTAAACCCTTGAATGATCAAAATGAACTTTATTCAATGGCATATTTTGGTCATCGTGAAGTGACCCAGTATCAATCGATTCCAAAAGGTGAAATATCTCCAAATCTTGGATTGGATAATTATGGCAAGTCTAAACCATCAACAAGTCAAATGAACCCTAGACATGCTGGGGGAGTGATTGATTTTGATCGTGATTATTATGGTGTAGATCTGCGTTGGACAGGCAAAGCGTTATTGCTAAATACACGATTGAGTGTAGGTGTGGCTTATGATGCAATGAATGAAGACCGTCAAGGTTATGAAAACTTTATTTTAAATCCGCAAAATCAGCCGAATTATGGGGTAAAGGGTGATCTGCGTCGTGATGAAAAAAATACTTTATGGAATTTAGATCCTTATCTGCAAGCCTCTTGGCAGTTGGTTCCTGCACTGCGATTAGATGCAGGTTTACGCTATAGTAATGTTCATTATGAATCTAAAGATTATTATTATAGAAGTGCTGAATATATTGCCGATAAAGATAATGGCAATGATAGTGGTAAAACGGATTATGACAAAGTATTACCTTCTGCTGCTTTGACTTGGGATATTTCTCCACATCTGATGAGTTATTTTAGTTATTCTAAAGGCTTTGAAACGCCGACATTTACTGAAATGGCTTATCCAACCTTGGCAACGTCAGGCATTAATTTTGCGTTAAAACCTGCGACAAGTGATAATTATGAAATCGGTTTGAAAGCCAAAAATCGTTTAGGGCAATTCACCGTAGCAATTTTTCAAAGTAAAACCCAAGACGACATTATCTCAGGGCAGTCAAATAATGGACGAAATACCTTTCGCAATGCAGAGCAGACGTTACGTGAAGGGCTAGAGCTGTCTTGGAATAAAAAATTATGGCGAGATTTCACGGCACAAGCCTCTTATAGTTATTTAGATGCTACGTTTAATGCAGATGTTCCTGAAATTTTAAATGATCAACATGAAGTGCTTGCGGGTAAAATTCCAAAAGATAATGTCATTCCTGGGATTGCCAAAAACCAAGCCTATGCAAGTTTGGGATGGTTACCTGAAACAGGTTTGAATGCGGGCATAGATGTTCGTTATATGGATAAAATTTATGTCAATGATAGTAATAGTGATGCTGCGCCAAGTTATACCGTGACCAGCGCCAATGTGGGGTATATTTGGAAAAATCATGATTGGAAAATTAAAACCTTTGCGCGTGTAGATAATGTTTTTGATAAAAATTATATTGGTTCTGTGATTGTAAATGATGGAAATGGGCGTTTCTTTGAACCTGCGGATGGGGTGAATTGGAGCGCAGGATTAAATATTACAAAAGCATTTTAA